In a single window of the Nicotiana tomentosiformis chromosome 8, ASM39032v3, whole genome shotgun sequence genome:
- the LOC104097306 gene encoding histidine decarboxylase-like: MGFEREFDIMIVPTKGEINTPPPPRKNLSLSVVEPDGKDIKTSSQELDRILIQYIETLSHRTEYHIGYPVNICYEHHAALAPLLQFHLNNCGDPFTQNTVDFHSKDFEVAVLDWFAQLWEIEKDEYWGYITNGGTEGNLHGLLIGRELHPTGIIYASKDSHYSIFKAARMYRMEIETINTLVNGEIDYADLRSKLLLNKNKPAIINNNLGTTFKGAIDDLDLVLQILQKCGYSNDRYYIHCDAALYGLIVPFTQHVKTITFKKPIGSVSISGHKFLGCPMPCGIQITRKSYITSLSTKIEYIASVDATISGSRNGLAPIFLWYSLCMKGRAGLQQDAKMCNENARYLKGQLHKAGISTMLNESSIIVVFERPNVPKFIRHWQLSCTRDMAHVVVMPGITRETIDNFFKDLMQERKKWYQVGIIVPPCLADDIGSQNCLCSKQKMRH, translated from the exons ATGGGATTTGAAAGG GAGTTTGACATAATGATTGTCCCAACAAAAGGTGAAATCAACACGCCACCGCCACCACGGAAGAATTTGAGTCTCAGTGTGGTGGAACCTGACGGTAAAGATATTAAAACATCTTCGCAAGAACTGGACAGAATTTTGATTCAATATATAGAGACATTGTCCCATCGAACAGAATATCATATAG GTTATCCAGTTAATATATGTTACGAGCACCATGCTGCTTTAGCTCCACTTTTGCAATTCCACTTGAACAACTGCGGAGATCCCTTCACTCAGAACACTGTCGATTTCCATTCAAAAGATTTTGAAGTTGCTGTTTTAGATTGGTTTGCGCAACTATGGGAAATTGAGAAGGATGAATATTGGGGATACATTACCAATGGTGGCACAGAGGGAAATCTCCATGGTCTTTTGATTGG AAGAGAGTTACATCCCACTGGGATAATATATGCATCAAAGGATTCACATTACTCGATTTTTAAAGCAGCAAGAATGTACAGAATGGAGATAGAAACCATCAATACTTTAGTCAATGGGGAGATTGATTATGCAGATTTGAGATCAAAGTTACTTCTCAACAAGAACAAACCggccatcatcaat AATAATTTAGGAACTACCTTCAAAGGAGCTATTGATGATCTTGATCTGGTCCTACAAATACTTCAAAAATGTGGTTATTCCAATGATAGATATTACATTCATTGTGACGCTGCACTATATGGGCTAATTGTCCCATTTACCCAACAT GTGAAAACAATTACCTTCAAGAAGCCAATAGGCAGTGTTTCAATTTCAGGCCATAAATTCTTGGGATGTCCAATGCCTTGTGGCATTCAGATAACAAGGAAAAGTTACATTACTAGTCTCTCAACAAAAATCGAGTACATTGCTTCCGTTGATGCTACAATTTCTGGTAGTCGAAATGGCTTGGCACCAATATTCTTATGGTATAGTTTATGCATGAAAGGCCGTGCCGGATTGCAACAAGATGCCAAAATGTGCAATGAAAATGCCCGATATTTGAAAGGCCAACTTCATAAAGCAGGAATTAGCACTATGCTCAATGAGTCTAGCATTATCGTTGTCTTTGAACGACCTAATGTCCCTAAGTTCATTCGTCATTGGCAACTGTCTTGCACAAGAGATATGGCACATGTTGTAGTCATGCCGGGCATCACAAGGGAAACAATAGACAATTTTTTCAAGGATTTAATGCAGGAGAGGAAAAAATGGTACCAGGTTGGAATAATTGTGCCTCCTTGCCTAGCAGATGATATTGGTTCTCAAAACTGTCTTTGCTCCAAACAGAAGATGCGTCATTGA